The following proteins are co-located in the Conyzicola lurida genome:
- a CDS encoding YcnI family protein produces MKKSLIAVPAAIGAGLVLAVAAPLAASAHVTIDPGQAEAGSYTIVTVKVPNESETATTNRVEVSLPTDTPFTSVRYVPVAGWTAELVRTTLPEPVTVGETTVTEAVTSVVWTADAGSEIGAGQLQLFPLSMGPVPDVGSLTLPADQGYSDGTVVSWSETATDAEHPAPVLYVNDAPAEDHHSGATASADEDTEVAASESSDDVLARVLGLGGLVVGVVGIVLAVTARRKSAN; encoded by the coding sequence GCGATCGGCGCGGGCCTCGTGCTCGCCGTCGCTGCCCCTCTCGCCGCCTCCGCACACGTCACTATCGACCCGGGCCAGGCCGAGGCCGGCTCGTACACGATCGTGACGGTCAAGGTGCCGAACGAGTCCGAGACGGCGACCACCAACCGCGTCGAGGTCTCGCTGCCGACCGACACCCCGTTCACGAGCGTGCGCTACGTGCCCGTCGCCGGCTGGACCGCCGAGCTCGTGCGCACGACCCTGCCCGAGCCGGTCACCGTCGGCGAGACGACCGTCACCGAGGCGGTCACGTCGGTGGTCTGGACCGCGGATGCCGGTTCCGAGATCGGTGCCGGACAGTTGCAGTTGTTCCCGCTGTCGATGGGGCCGGTTCCGGATGTCGGATCCCTGACGCTCCCGGCCGACCAGGGCTACAGCGACGGCACCGTCGTCAGCTGGAGCGAGACGGCCACGGACGCGGAACACCCCGCGCCCGTGCTGTACGTGAACGACGCCCCCGCGGAGGACCACCACTCGGGCGCGACCGCGTCGGCCGACGAGGACACCGAGGTCGCGGCATCCGAATCGTCTGACGACGTTCTCGCCCGAGTCCTCGGACTCGGCGGCCTCGTGGTCGGCGTCGTCGGTATCGTGCTCGCGGTGACCGCTCGCCGGAAGTCGGCCAACTGA
- a CDS encoding copper resistance CopC family protein, whose product MAARRRIAVAGLSVAVAGVAVLGFAAPAQAHDVVVASTPAQGETLTALPEAFSLTMNETLVVSEGTEANFGIRITDAAGLFYGDGCLSFVDATMSTGAYLGAPGTYTVVWQFVSSDGHIVSSSGSGYSPISFTWQPAADAVATVGSATAPVCGVTEVGTATPSPDPTMSTQETPAETPSPSATAATEPSDADASTSSTLLWIGGAGLAVVAAVVVTLLLVRPKKLVDTERDDTERDDTEA is encoded by the coding sequence ATGGCCGCCCGACGCCGCATCGCCGTCGCGGGGCTGAGCGTCGCCGTCGCCGGTGTCGCCGTCCTCGGCTTCGCCGCGCCCGCGCAGGCGCACGACGTGGTCGTCGCGTCGACACCGGCCCAGGGCGAGACGCTCACGGCGCTGCCCGAGGCGTTCTCGCTGACCATGAACGAGACGCTGGTCGTCTCGGAGGGGACCGAAGCGAACTTCGGCATTCGGATCACGGATGCTGCTGGCCTGTTCTACGGCGACGGATGTCTGTCGTTCGTCGACGCGACCATGAGCACCGGCGCCTACCTCGGTGCACCCGGGACCTACACCGTGGTGTGGCAGTTCGTCTCGTCGGACGGCCACATCGTCAGCAGCAGCGGGTCGGGATACAGCCCGATCTCCTTCACCTGGCAGCCCGCCGCCGACGCGGTCGCCACCGTGGGGTCGGCCACCGCGCCCGTGTGCGGGGTGACCGAGGTCGGTACCGCGACGCCGAGCCCCGATCCGACGATGTCGACGCAGGAGACCCCCGCCGAGACCCCCTCTCCGAGCGCGACCGCCGCGACCGAGCCGTCCGATGCCGACGCGTCGACGAGCAGCACGCTGCTCTGGATCGGCGGCGCGGGCCTCGCGGTCGTCGCCGCGGTCGTCGTCACGCTGCTCCTGGTGCGCCCGAAGAAGCTGGTCGACACGGAGCGGGACGACACGGAGCGGGACGACACCGAGGCGTAA
- a CDS encoding ATP-dependent Clp protease proteolytic subunit, producing the protein MDNYNFGGVARPSAESRYILPTFEERTAYGYKRQDPYAKLFEDRIVFLGVQIDDASADDVMAQLLVLESQDPDRDIVMYINSPGGSFTAMTAIYDTMQYIKPHIQTVVLGQAASAAAVLMAAGTPGKRLALPNARILIHQPSTGDAGRGQASDIEIQAAEILRMRGWLETTLSHHSNRTPEQVNKDIDRDKILSAAEALEYGLIDQVLESRKNLPSLTA; encoded by the coding sequence ATGGACAACTACAACTTCGGTGGCGTCGCCCGTCCCTCGGCCGAGTCCCGTTACATCCTCCCCACGTTCGAGGAGCGCACCGCCTACGGCTACAAGCGCCAGGACCCGTACGCCAAGCTGTTCGAAGACCGCATCGTCTTCCTCGGCGTGCAGATCGACGACGCCTCGGCCGATGACGTCATGGCCCAGCTCCTCGTCCTCGAGAGCCAGGACCCCGACCGCGACATCGTGATGTACATCAACTCGCCCGGTGGCTCGTTCACCGCGATGACGGCCATCTACGACACGATGCAGTACATCAAGCCGCACATCCAGACCGTCGTGCTCGGACAGGCTGCTTCGGCCGCCGCCGTGCTGATGGCCGCCGGAACGCCGGGCAAGCGTCTCGCCCTGCCGAACGCGCGCATCCTCATCCACCAGCCGTCGACCGGTGACGCCGGCCGCGGCCAGGCGTCGGACATCGAGATCCAGGCCGCCGAGATCCTCCGCATGCGCGGCTGGCTCGAGACGACCCTGTCGCACCACTCGAACCGCACGCCCGAGCAGGTGAACAAGGACATCGACCGCGACAAGATCCTCAGCGCGGCCGAGGCCCTCGAGTACGGTCTCATCGACCAGGTACTAGAAAGCCGCAAGAACCTCCCGTCCCTGACGGCGTAG
- a CDS encoding ATP-dependent Clp protease proteolytic subunit: MAQPALVSSVFDQLLSDRIIWLGSEVRDDNANEICAKILLLAAEDSKRDIYLYINSPGGSITAGMAIYDTMKFVPNDIVTVGIGMAASMGQFLLSSGTKGKRYITPNARVLLHQPSGGFGGTSADIQTQAFVILDMKKRMAELTAEQTGKSVEQVLIDNDRDNWFDAKGALEYGFVDHIREFASTVVGGGGTDETVSDDPDIAAKN, translated from the coding sequence ATGGCCCAACCGGCATTGGTCAGCAGTGTTTTCGACCAACTCCTCTCGGACCGCATCATCTGGCTTGGCTCAGAGGTGCGCGATGACAACGCCAACGAGATTTGCGCGAAGATCCTCCTGCTTGCAGCAGAAGACTCCAAGCGCGACATCTACCTCTACATCAACTCGCCCGGTGGCTCCATCACCGCCGGAATGGCGATCTACGACACGATGAAGTTCGTACCGAACGACATCGTCACGGTCGGCATCGGAATGGCCGCCTCCATGGGCCAGTTCCTGCTCTCTTCGGGCACGAAGGGCAAGCGCTACATCACGCCGAACGCCCGCGTGCTCCTCCACCAGCCGTCCGGCGGATTCGGTGGAACCTCCGCCGACATCCAGACGCAGGCCTTCGTCATCCTCGACATGAAGAAGCGCATGGCAGAGCTCACGGCCGAGCAGACCGGCAAGTCGGTCGAGCAGGTCCTCATCGACAACGACCGCGACAACTGGTTCGACGCGAAGGGTGCCCTCGAGTACGGCTTCGTCGACCACATCCGCGAATTCGCCTCCACCGTCGTCGGCGGTGGTGGAACCGACGAGACCGTGTCCGACGACCCCGACATCGCGGCCAAGAACTAG
- a CDS encoding tetratricopeptide repeat protein yields the protein MTHSWDSRVAEVWASADELSDDAVLASIDSLVAEVDETEGPDAAAAAFEAASVRDYLGHEAQAEPLYRDAIALGLDAARRPQAQLQLASTLRNLGRPVEAVELLEEHLAEHPADEWTAAGAAFLALALVDAGRERDAASVALAALSESLPAYGNAVRRYALELRR from the coding sequence ATGACGCATTCCTGGGATTCCCGCGTCGCCGAGGTCTGGGCGAGCGCCGACGAGCTCAGCGACGACGCCGTGCTCGCGAGCATCGACTCCCTCGTCGCCGAGGTCGACGAGACAGAGGGGCCGGATGCCGCGGCCGCAGCCTTCGAGGCGGCGAGCGTGCGCGACTACCTCGGCCACGAGGCGCAGGCCGAACCGCTCTACCGCGACGCCATCGCGCTCGGCCTCGACGCCGCACGCCGCCCCCAGGCGCAGCTACAGCTCGCGAGCACGCTGCGCAACCTCGGCCGCCCCGTCGAGGCCGTCGAGCTGCTCGAGGAGCACCTCGCCGAACATCCCGCCGACGAGTGGACTGCGGCCGGCGCGGCCTTCCTCGCGCTCGCACTCGTCGATGCCGGTCGCGAGCGGGACGCGGCATCCGTCGCCCTCGCCGCTCTGTCGGAGAGCCTGCCGGCCTACGGCAACGCGGTACGCCGCTACGCGCTGGAGCTGCGCCGCTAG
- the tig gene encoding trigger factor: MKTTVEKLSPTRVKLSISVTPEELRPSIDHAYEHIATQVNIPGFRKGKVPPALIDQRVGKGEVLNHAVNDGLDKFYKQAVSDEKIRTLGRPEADISEWPSEKDFSGDLVLAIEVDVRPEFDLPDYEGITLTVAEAKVSADDVKDELDNLRSRFGTLVTVDRPAKKGDFAQIDLVATIGGNEVDTANAISYEVGSGDLIDGIDEALDSLSAGETTTFESELLGGDNAGEKAQIVVSLLAVKERELPEADDDFAQVASQFDTIKELKADIKAQVAKSKVFGQGAEARDQIVDELLKTVEIPVPAKLVEDEVHRHLENENRLEDDVHRAEVAESSEKTFRTQILLDSIAEKEEIKVSQDELTQYLIQGAAQYGMEPGEFIQVLDKNGQIPGMIGEVARSKALAVILGKAKVVDTKGATVDVSEFTAGFADSGEESTDEDGFDTSDAASMLTQANSGGAARDSHGRKANHEHYGHDHK, translated from the coding sequence GTGAAGACCACGGTCGAAAAGCTCAGCCCCACCCGCGTGAAGCTCAGCATTTCCGTCACGCCCGAAGAGCTGCGCCCCAGCATTGACCATGCGTACGAGCACATCGCGACGCAGGTGAACATTCCCGGCTTCCGCAAGGGCAAGGTCCCGCCCGCGCTGATCGACCAGCGCGTCGGCAAGGGCGAGGTCCTCAACCACGCGGTCAACGACGGCCTCGACAAGTTCTACAAGCAGGCCGTGAGCGACGAGAAGATCCGCACCCTCGGCCGCCCCGAGGCGGACATCTCCGAGTGGCCCAGCGAGAAGGACTTCAGCGGAGACCTCGTCCTCGCCATCGAGGTCGACGTGCGCCCCGAGTTCGACCTCCCCGACTACGAGGGAATCACCCTGACCGTCGCCGAGGCCAAGGTCTCCGCCGACGACGTCAAGGACGAGCTCGACAACCTGCGCAGCCGCTTCGGCACGCTCGTCACCGTCGACCGCCCCGCCAAGAAGGGCGACTTCGCCCAGATCGACCTCGTCGCCACCATCGGCGGCAACGAGGTGGACACCGCCAACGCGATCTCCTACGAGGTCGGTTCCGGCGACCTGATCGACGGCATCGACGAGGCCCTCGACTCGCTCAGCGCGGGCGAGACCACCACGTTCGAGTCCGAACTGCTCGGTGGCGACAACGCCGGCGAGAAGGCCCAGATCGTCGTGTCGCTGCTCGCCGTCAAGGAGCGCGAGCTTCCCGAGGCCGACGACGACTTCGCGCAGGTCGCGAGCCAGTTCGACACCATCAAGGAACTCAAGGCAGACATCAAGGCGCAGGTCGCGAAGTCCAAGGTCTTCGGCCAGGGCGCCGAGGCGCGCGACCAGATCGTCGACGAGCTGCTCAAGACCGTCGAGATCCCCGTCCCCGCCAAGCTCGTCGAGGACGAGGTGCACCGCCACCTCGAGAACGAGAACCGCCTCGAAGACGACGTTCACCGCGCCGAGGTCGCCGAGTCCAGCGAGAAGACCTTCCGCACCCAGATCCTGCTCGACTCCATCGCGGAGAAGGAAGAGATCAAGGTCAGCCAGGACGAGCTCACCCAGTACCTCATCCAGGGTGCCGCCCAGTACGGCATGGAGCCCGGCGAGTTCATCCAGGTCCTCGACAAGAACGGCCAGATCCCCGGCATGATCGGCGAGGTCGCCCGCTCGAAGGCCCTCGCGGTCATCCTCGGCAAGGCGAAGGTCGTCGACACCAAGGGTGCGACCGTCGACGTCTCCGAATTCACCGCTGGCTTCGCCGACTCGGGCGAGGAATCGACCGACGAGGACGGCTTCGACACCTCCGACGCGGCATCGATGCTCACGCAGGCCAACTCCGGTGGCGCCGCGCGCGACAGCCACGGCCGCAAGGCCAACCACGAGCACTACGGTCACGACCACAAGTAG